The following are encoded together in the Choloepus didactylus isolate mChoDid1 chromosome 7, mChoDid1.pri, whole genome shotgun sequence genome:
- the LOC119539887 gene encoding olfactory receptor 2G3-like — MGITNSSVSGQFILVGFSDQPQLEKILFVVVLVSYLLTLGGNTLIILISSIDPKLRTPMYFFLTHLSLVDICFTTSIVPQLLWNLRGPAKTITSLGCAVQLYTSLALGSTECVLLAVMAFDRYAAVCKPLHYASVMNPRLCYALSGVAWLSGLGNTLISGTVTLWLPRCGHRRLHHFFCEVPSMIKLACVDIHAIEIQIFVTSLVLLLLPLALILMSYGHIAKAVLRIRSIQAWRKSLGTCGSHLTVVTLFYGTIIAVYIQPNSSYAHIHGKFISLFYTVLTPTLNPLIYTLRNKDVKGALGRLFHRELSS; from the coding sequence ATGGGGATAACCAATAGCAGTGTCAGTGGACAGTTCATCCTGGTGGGCTTCTCTGACCAACCCCAGCTGGAAAAGATACTCTTTGTGGTTGTTTTGGTGTCCTATCTCCTTACACTTGGGGGAAATACACTCATTATTCTGATCTCCTCCATAGATCCCAAGCTCAGaacccccatgtactttttcctcactCACCTCTCCCTGGTTGATATCTGCTTTACCACCAGCATTGTCCCCCAGCTGCTGTGGAACCTCAGGGGACCAGCCAAGACCATCACATCCTTGGGCTGTGCAGTCCAGCTCTACACCTCCCTGGCACTGGGCTCCACTGAGTGTGTTCTCCTAGCTGTAATGGCTTTTGATCGTTATGCTGCTGTTTGCAAACCCCTCCACTATGCCTCTGTGATGAACCCACGGTTATGCTATGCTTTGTCAGGGGTTGCATGGCTGAGTGGACTAGGAAACACTCTCATCTCAGGCACTGTCACCCTCTGGCTGCCTCGCTGTGGACACAGGAGACTCCATCATTTCTTCTGTGAGGTGCCCTCCATGATCAAGCTTGCATGTGTGGACATCCATGCCATCGAGATCCAGATATTTGTTACTTCACTGGTCTTGCTGCTCCTGCCCTTAGCCCTGATATTGATGTCCTATGGACATATAGCCAAGGCAGTCTTGAGGATCAGATCAATCCAGGCCTGGCGCAAGTCCCTGGGAACATGTGGTTCTCACCTGACGGTGGTGACCCTCTTCTATGGGACCATCATAGCTGTCTACATCCAGCCCAACAGCTCCTATGCCCACATTCATGGGAAATTCATCTCCCTCTTCTATACGGTACTGACACCGACCCTCAATCCTCTCATCTACACGCTGAGGAATAAAGATGTGAAAGGAGCACTGGGAAGACTATTTCACAGAGAACTAAGCTCATAA